From a single Micromonas commoda chromosome 5, complete sequence genomic region:
- the ICMT gene encoding protein-s-isoprenylcysteine o-methyltransferase (belongs to the isoprenylcysteine carboxyl methyltransferase protein family; part of the steroid oxidoreductase superfamily), translated as MDPLAAASALVAAFPWQFRAFVSALCFYHLSEYGIAWAFNRETLSRDSWLLSRQYVVAMSAGCVEYFVELALFPGFKRGDLGALRWIARIGLAMVVWGDALRKAAQITARHNFTHQIQFSRRPTHRVVSHGVYAWCRHPGYLGWLTWSVGTQVMLMNPICAVGFAVASWRFFATRIPFEEGLLRRMFPGEYEAYAARTRTWIPGIP; from the coding sequence ATGGATcctctcgcggcggcgagcgctcTGGTCGCGGCGTTCCCGTGGCAGTTTCGCGCGTTCGTCTCCGCGCTGTGCTTCTATCACCTCTCGGAGTACGGCATCGCGTGGGCGTTCAACCGCGAGACGCTGAGCCGCGACAGCTGGCTCCTGTCCAGGCAGTACGTCGTCGCGATGTCCGCCGGATGCGTCGAGTATTTcgtggagctcgcgctgTTCCCGGGGTTCAAGCGCGGAGACCTCGGGGCCCTCCGGTGGATCGCGCGGATAGGTCTCGCGATGGTCGTctggggcgacgcgctgcgcaaGGCGGCCCAGATCACCGCGCGCCACAACTTCACGCACCAGATTCAgttctcgcggcggccgacgcaCAGGGTGGTATCGCACGGGGTGTACGCGTGGTGCAGGCACCCGGGCTACCTCGGGTGGCTGACGTGGTCGGTGGGGACGCAGGTCATGCTGATGAATCCAATCTGCGCCGTTGGATTCGCGGTGGCCTCGTGGAGGTTCTTCGCGACGCGGATACCCTTCGAGGAGGGGCTTTTACGCCGCATGTTCCCCGGGGAGTacgaggcgtacgcggcgaggacgcggacctGGATACCGGGCATACCCTAG
- a CDS encoding predicted protein: MRGCDVRSDTGSGVAAEGAQLDVEDCVVSNCKTHGVAVYGDLFGSGGFGRVVECEIRDNGEDGVLVRGGAVAEVAGNEVFDNGRFGVELVDVGAGCVVVDNAVGVGRKGRRGVVVDDAVADVEVSGNRERL; encoded by the coding sequence ATGCGCGGCTGCGACGTTCGATCGGACACCggctcgggcgtcgcggcggagggcgcacagctggacgtCGAAGACTGCGTCGTCTCCAACTGCAAGACGCACGGCGTGGCGGTGTACGGGGATTTGttcgggagcggcgggttcggtcgcgtcgtcgagtgCGAGATACGCGAcaacggcgaggacggggtgCTGgtgcggggcggcgccgtcgcggaggttgcgGGAAACGAGGTCTTTGACAACGGGAGGTTCGGGGTTGAGCTggtggacgtcggcgccggctgcGTGGTGGTGGACAACGCGGTGGGCGTCGGACGGAAGGGGAGGCGGGGGGTggtcgtggacgacgccgtcgccgacgtggaggtGTCCGGCAATCGCGAGAGACTGTGA
- a CDS encoding mitochondrial carrier family (uncoupling protein), which produces MAAHGSWATGPDPTRAWRHVGLPIAVSGASVACATACTNPLDVLKVRLQVMDGATTPGIGGLGNGAQPRARPTGMADAFASLVRHEGPLALWKGLTPSLIRAVCYGGLRLGLYRPITVLRERGGGGSMSTKVVAGCASGAFAAALLNPTELVKTRLMADERARGRGEGPPGGGARVGPYQVMRAVINEKGVAGLWRGSAMSMTRSAVLTASQCATYDEVKRVVTRWTGLSDGVTVHFVASMLAGAVTTTATNPVDMIKTQLYMDAFRPGLAGAADAFVAVWRRDGPRGLMRGWGANYLRLGPQTVITFVALEKFRSMAGLDTL; this is translated from the exons atggcggcgcacgGGTCGTGGGCGACGGGTCCCGACccaacgcgcgcgtggcgacaCGTGGGTCTGCCCATCGCCGtgagcggcgcgtccgtcgcgtgcgccacgGCGTGCACCAAcccgctcgacgtcctcaAGGTCCGGCTGCAGGTGATGGacggagcgacgacgcccgggatCGGGGGGTTGGGGAACGGCGCTcagccgcgagctcgaccgACGGGGatggcggacgcgttcgcgtcgctggTGCGACACGAGGGTCCGCTCGCGCTGTGGAAGGGCCTCACCCCGTCGTTGATCCGCGCGGTGTGCTACGGCGGCCTCAGGCTCGGGCTCTACCGCCCCAtcaccgtcctc cgcgagcgtggcggcgggggctcgaTGTCCACCAAGGTCGTCGCGGGATGCGCGtccggcgccttcgccgccgcgctcctcaacCCGACCGAGCTCGTCAAGACCAGGCTCATGGCCGACGAGCGAGCgaggggacgcggcgaggggccgCCGGGTGGGGGGGCGCGAGTCGGTCCGTATCAGGTCATGCGCGCCGTCATCAACGagaagggcgtcgccggactGTGGCGGGGCAGCGCCATGAGCATGACGCGCTCCGCGgtgctcaccgcgtcgcagTGCGCCACGTACGACGAGGTCAAGCGCGTCGTGACGCGATGGACCGGGCTGAGCGACGGCGTCACTGTCCActtcgtcgcgtcgatgCTCGCGGGTGCGGTCACCACCACGGCGACGAACCCGGTGGACATGATCAAGACGCAGCTGTACAtggacgc GTTTCGGCCGGGgctggcgggggcggcggatgcgttcGTCGCGGTTTGGCGGAGGGACGGACCGCGCGGGCTGATGCGGGGTTGGGGTGCCAACTACCTGCGCCTGGGGCCCCAGACGGTGATCACGTTCGTGGCGCTCGAGAAGTTTCGGTCGATGGCCGGCCTCGACACGCTGTGA
- a CDS encoding predicted protein, translating to MASVTAVAGAPVAGPASLRRRHRGAAALRLAPRPVASQRRGMSVRAMGSSFGRMFRVTTFGESHGGGVGCVVDGVPPKLELTREELQFELDRRRPGQSRITTPRNEEDSCEILSGVGLDGITLGTPIAVLVRNKDHRSQDYGEIAVAYRPSHADATYDMKYGVRAIAGGGRSSARETIGRVAAGAIAKKILKQIAGTEILAYVSQVKDVVATGVDHETFTMDDVEANIARCPDAASAERMIEAIDKVRVKGDSCGGVVTCVVRGCPRGLGAPVFDKLEADLAKAMLSLPATKGFEIGSGFEGVNTTGSEHNDEFYMDPKTGIRTRTNRSGGIQGGISNGEIVELKIAFKPTSTITQPQNTVNRDGVDVELKAKGRHDPCVVPRAVPMVESMVALVLVDHLMMQYAQCNLLEREDYSNLVMGNMKTLYDPAFIGGDGKSGGEMSTKDMSAAFSED from the exons ATGGCGTcagtcaccgccgtcgcgggcgcccccgtcgcgggccCCGCCtcccttcgccgtcgccatcgtggcgccgccgcacttcgcctggcgccgcgcccggtcgCGTCCCAGCGCCGCGGAATGA GCGTGCGCGCCATGGGCAGCTCCTTCGGCCGCATGTTCCGCGTCACCACCTTCGGCGAgtcccacggcggcggcgtcggctgcGTCGTAGACGGCGTTCCCCCGAAGCTCGAGCtcacgcgcgaggagctccagttcgagctcgaccgacgccgacccgggCAGTCCCGCATCACCACCCCGCGCAACGAGGAGGACTCCTGCGAGATcctctccggcgtcggcctcgacgggatcaccctcggcacccccatcgccgtcctcgtccgcaaCAAGGATCACCGATCGCAAGATTACGGCGAGATCGCGGTGGCTTACCGACCGTCCCACGCGGATGCCACCTACGACATGAAGTACGGGgtgcgcgccatcgccggcggcgggcgttcatccgcgcgcgagacgatcgggcgcgtcgccgcgggcgccatcgccaagAAGATCCTCAAGCAAATCGCCGGAACCGAGATTCTCGCGTACGTGTCGCAAGTgaaggacgtcgtcgcgaccgggGTGGACCACGAGACGTTCACcatggacgacgtggaggcgAACATCGCGCGAtgcccggacgccgcgagcgcggagcgcATGATCGAGGCGATCGATAAGGTGCGCGTGAAGGGCGACTCGTGCGGTGGAGTCGTCACCTGCGTCGTGAGGGGTTGCCCCCGGGGCCTGGGCGCTCCGGTGTTTGacaagctcgaggcggacctcgccaaggcgatGCTCTCGCTGCCCGCGACGAAGGGTTTCGAGATTGGCAGCGGGTTTGAGGGCGTGAACACCACGGGTAGCGAGCACAACGACGAGTTTTACATGGACCCGAAGACGGGTATTCGCACCAGGACCAACCGCAGCGGCGGGATCCAGGGCGGGATCTCCAACGGCGAGATTGTCGAGCTCAAGATTGCGTTCAAGCCAACGAGCACCATCACCCAGCCTCAGAACACCGTGAACagggacggcgtggacgtcgagctcaaggcgaaggGCAGGCACGATCCCTGCGTCGTGCCCAGGGCGGTGCCCATGGTGGAGAGCATGGttgccctcgtcctcgtggACCACCTGATGATGCAGTACGCGCAGTGCAACCTGCTGGAACGGGAGGACTACAGCAACCTGGTCATGGGTAACATGAAAACCCTGTACGACCCGGCGTTCATCGGGGGTGACGGAAAGAGCGGGGGTGAGATGTCCACCAAGGACatgtccgccgccttctccgagGATTAA
- a CDS encoding predicted protein, whose protein sequence is MADASNGGDEFNRHDGGGVSILGVDGRRYTVDESTASYFYEIEALLQTDPETPEQVEERTILAGNALEEAVGYEMALSMDARCSRIVEKLLTAAGDDDLVRFLAGITKEATDFYVLCKSLFGSRVAEHALGCVAAKVGKTPSEELLGKLEPPLRAVADGIVAEAVNCAYDPRVSPVARKFLSVLSGRECAPVAKAGGLAGKLKGGTSKAGAFADSGIGQPDRHRFDDELKAFADAMLAALEPELWNLTEDACGSAFLQAMLNAHQGDAAALNWIVPGFLGCAPAAGTPEGELLADADEKDVRQLMDSRAGSHLFEAILRAAPPKLLNEIFRRFFRGKLRALSSHPSANFVLQAFLGATGDADHVATALMELGQDFGSLMRERRAGVVAAILAACARTRSGERDAAKSLARGLTAKMPARKEGRSQLAPALLWMNQHSGAGGGRCDVLGAAMLQTILKFPPDAIPQFIESVASMTSGEAVSAACDPGGSRALEAFLGSHAHRPRDKKDVVQSLSGDWAKLATSACGSHVLEAAYGAADQRTRENIVSAMSRAESQIQGTRHGPHLLRRLGVSQFRADPEQWNKRAKQAEDVKADFAREFGMEEEEEEDNRGAKKRKTEDFAREEHADEGEAKEDEEDEEAPKEKKAKKEKKEKKEKKAKKEKKEKKEKR, encoded by the coding sequence atggccgacgcgtccaacggcggcgacgagttcaacaggcacgacggcggcggcgtcagcatcctcggcgtcgacggccggCGTTACACCGTCGACGAGAGCACCGCGTCCTACTTCTACGAGATCGAGGCGCTGCTCCAGACGGACCCGGAGACCCCCGAGCAGGTCGAGGAGCGGACGATCCTGGCGGGCAacgccctcgaggaggcggtcgGGTACGAGATGGCGCTGAGCATGGATGCGCGTTGCAGCCGCATCGTCGAGAAGTTgctgaccgccgcgggcgacgacgacctggtGCGGTTCCTCGCCGGCATCACCAAGGAGGCGACCGACTTTTACGTCCTGTGCAAGAGCCTCttcggctcgcgcgtcgccgagcacgccctcggatgcgtcgccgcgaaggttGGCAAGACGCCgtccgaggagctcctcggcaaACTGGAGCCGCCGCTGAGAGCCGTGGCCGAcgggatcgtcgccgaggcggtgaaCTGCGCGTACGATCCCCGGGTGTCCCCGGTGGCGCGCAAGTTCCTCAGCGTCCTGAGCGGCCGCGAGTGCGCCCCAGTCGCCAAGGCTGGCGGCCTCGCGGGTAAGCTCAAGGGCGGAACCAGCAAGGCTGGAGCCTTTGCCGACTCGGGCATCGGCCAACCGGACCGGCACaggttcgacgacgagctcaaggcgttcgccgacgcgatgctcgcggcgctggaacCGGAGCTGTGGAACCTCACCGAGGACGCCTGCGGCAGCGCGTTCCTCCAGGCGATGCTCAACGCCCACCagggggacgccgccgcgctcaactGGATCGTGCCGGGTTTTTTGGgatgcgcgccggcggcggggacgccggAGGGGGAGCtcctggcggacgcggacgagaaggacgtCAGGCAACTGATGGACAGTCGCGCGGGTTCGCACCTGTTCGAGGCTAtcctgcgcgcggcgccgcccaagcTGCTGAACGAGATCTTTCGCAGGTTTTTCCGCGGGAAGCTTCGAGCGCTGTCGTCGCATCCCAGCGCGAATTTCGTGCTCCAGGCGTTTttgggcgcgacgggagaCGCCGAtcacgtcgcgacggcgctgatGGAGCTCGGGCAGGACTTCGGGTCCCTCATgcgcgagaggcgcgcgggggtcgtcgccgcgatcctcgccgcgtgcgcccgAACGCGctccggcgagcgcgacgccgccaagtcCCTGGCCAGGGGATTAACCGCGAAGATGCCGGCGAGGAAGGAGGGTCGATcgcagctcgcgcccgcgctgctGTGGATGAACCAGCacagcggcgccggcggcgggaggtgcGACGTgctgggcgccgcgatgcTGCAGACGATCCTCAAGTTCCCACCGGACGCGATTCCCCAGTTTATCGAGTCGGTGGCTTCGATGACTTCGGGCgaggcggtgagcgcggcgtgcgatcccggcgggtcccgcgccctcgaggcgTTCCTGGGCTCCCACGCGCACAGGCCGCGGGACAAGAAGGACGTCGTCCAGTCCCTGAGCGGGGATTGGGCCAagctggcgacgagcgcgtgcgggAGTCACGTCTTGGAGGCTGCgtacggcgcggcggatcaGCGAACGCGGGAGAACATCGTGTCGGCGATGTCGCGGGCAGAGTCGCAGATCCAGGGCACGCGGCACGGGCCGCACTTGCTCCGCAGGCTCGGGGTGAGCCAGTTTCGGGCGGACCCGGAGCAGTGGAACAAGCGCGCGAAGCAGGCGGAGGATGTCAAGGCGGATTTCGCGAGGGAGTTTgggatggaggaggaggaggaggaggacaacCGGGGGGCTAAGAAGCGTAAAACGGAGGATTTCGCGCGAGAGGAGCACGCAGACGAGGGGGAAGCaaaggaggacgaggaggacgaggaggcccCGAAGGAGAAaaaggccaagaaggagaagaaggagaaaaAGGAGAAaaaggccaagaaggagaagaaggagaaaaAGGAGAAAAGGTAG
- a CDS encoding predicted protein: MTEASAFDAAMTSSPTADNAHSGRSPASSSRRRSRWTGASLGIPALVASLAISPPTVFASATSQSWYEVNTGFVCSGRNELGSFSLSLADCAARCDAEPTCISFEFNSANPDSDWTSSTAHSCQLSETCTMSLAATVSGWSLLVKLSCDASAPITNGDVGNCTSVLLFGESCTPTCDTGYFLVGERSCVDGTTVDTAACVIPPPPSPPPPPSPPSPPPPPAPPPPLLRLHLVADDMNATSHTQNLVWRDRSSFGNDLTTHLAAPEVIEDAFNGHKALRFGFSDLFQDGVEGFSCMRLDPVSSDNLLTYGSVSHWSFPGVTVFAVIEPRDVPWGGDGDPLDFVFDFGEFPTRGFGLAWHESERTLYTPTDHGGEVRRSAELRENKKYVVAIQYTFGQDGHVRALTQFATRHGRADLIDPTDSSGAAQAFSVHGFTPETVAHEQSPFSVGCMSKENTASGAKGKRVFRGDIAELRLYAGLLSLDEVFAIRDELVDTYVPECERGCSTLTRRGLNQVDRYDEPAVKAPVSEEYKCIADGECISARFIRLYKTQSASDPTIHLLELAVWTSAFPDINLAAGKDVTCSPACHSLSGSRLVDGETNTGTAHTCSEGNDASRGGLAEGACANDVSRWMEIDLGQEYLIDGILIVNRPDQYRIRIQDVKVDFKDADGNVVLTTAAITSDESSEDGYVMDLTKTSLQSNVEFDAWKYIPQGGIIQAADFDWTLYRRWCAVDEYWDGAACRDCPVATTSRGGDVTMCCAADEFLNGQACGACPTGSTGMQYVMCTCATDEFWNGTACQTCPTGSFSPGGAATSTSCTSCEANEFWNGQACGACPTGSTGIQYVMCTCATDEFWNEQTQACQTCPTNEFSEGGAATTTTCMTCPAGQYRNSDAGCGACPTNSVGAGGSATSCTCNDNYRAYWSGSAWSCLACAAPYEKSGSVVPQSTLSSDFCEDPPPCQRELKVERVGGDPDWGAPFYFKCGAVEVYAGRSHSRTKLVIPPNTIAWGSCPTASFKWSAPGNSGFRYANTADTYDDVFKVTETNNCGCRRTVRITRTDASTGWGHHMSVRCANTGGANPVEVIVGNSDSNTKDVVLFSPYNGECPSTFTLGSDSFRLDLLSTTCHSGNRVYDGASFEQWIHDPATDQVANVQISAPSPNFGGGFG, encoded by the coding sequence ATGaccgaggcgagcgcgttcgacgccgcgatgacgtcgtcgcccacggcGGATAACGCGCACAGCGGTcgatcccccgcgtcgtcatcgcgccgccgctcgcgctggacgggCGCCTCACTCGGCATCCCGGCactcgtcgcgtcgttggCCATTTCGCCGCCGACAGTCTTTGCGTCTGCGACGTCGCAATCGTGGTATGAAGTCAACACAGGATTTGTTTGCAGTGGCAGGAACGAGCTCGGCAGTTTTTCCCTTTCACTTGCGGACTGCGCGGCTCGGTGCGATGCGGAACCGACGTGTATCTCATTCGAATTCAACTCGGCGAACCCGGACTCGGactggacgtcgtcgactgCGCATTCGTGTCAATTGTCGGAGACGTGCACAATGAGCCTCGCGGCCACAGTGTCGGGCTGGTCCCTGCTCGTGAAGCTGTCGTGCGACGCTTCCGCACCCATCAccaacggcgacgtcggcaaCTGCACATCGGTCCTCCTTTTCGGGGAGTCGTGCACACCGACGTGCGACACCGGTTATTTTCTCGTGGGTGAGCGTTCATGCGTTGACGGCACCACGGTTgacacggcggcgtgcgtcaTCCCACCGCCACCttccccaccgccgccaccttccCCACCTTccccaccgccaccgccggcgcctcccccACCGTTGCTCAGGCTCCATCTCGTCGCTGACGACATGAACGCCACGTCGCACACCCAGAACCTGGTCTGGCGCGATCGGTCCAGCTTCGGCAACGACCTCACGAcccacctcgcggcgcccgaggtgaTCGAGGACGCGTTCAACGGGCACAAAGCTCTCCGCTTCGGGTTCTCCGACTTGTTCcaggacggcgtcgaaggtTTCAGCTGCATGCGACTGGACCCCGTCTCGAGTGATAACCTGCTGACGTACGGCAGCGTGTCGCACTGGTCGTTCCCGGGCGTCACCGTGTTCGCGGTGATTGAGCCGCGAGACGTGCCttggggcggcgacggcgacccgcTCGACTTCGTGTTCGACTTTGGCGAGTTTCCCACGCGGGGGTTCGGGCTCGCGTGGCACGAGAGCGAGCGGACGCTCTACACGCCGACTgatcacggcggcgaggtccgccggAGCGCCGAGCTGCGTGAGAACAAGAAGTACGTGGTGGCGATCCAGTACACGTTCGGTCAGGACGGGCACGTGCGCGCGTTGACGCAGTTTGCCACGAGGCACGGTCGCGCGGACCTGATCGATCCAACAGACtccagcggcgcggcgcaggcgttCTCCGTCCACGGGTTCACCCCTGAAACCGTCGCGCACGAACAGAGTCCGTTCTCGGTCGGGTGCATGTCCAAGGAGAACACGGCATCGGGCGCGAAAGGTAAGCGGGTGTTCCGCGGTGACATCGCGGAGCTCAGGCTTTACGCCGGCTTGCTTTCGCTCGACGAGGTGTTCGCCATTCGAGATGAGCTGGTCGACACGTACGTGCCCGAATGCGAGCGAGGGTGTTCAACCctgacccgccgcgggctcaaCCAGGTGGACCGCtacgacgagcccgcggtgAAAGCGCCGGTCTCGGAGGAGTACAAGtgcatcgccgacggcgagtgcATATCGGCGCGGTTCATACGGCTCTACAAGACCCAATCGGCGTCGGACCCCACCATCCACCTTCTTGAATTGGCCGTGTGGACCAGCGCATTTCCAGACATCAACCTCGCCGCTGGAAAGGACGTGACGTGCTCACCCGCGTGTCATAGTCTATCCGGGTCACGTCTTGTAGATGGAGAGACGAATACGGGGACTGCTCACACCTGTTCTGAAGGTAATGATGCTTCTCGAGGGGGGCTCGCGGAGGGTGCATGTGCCAATGACGTTTCCAGGTGGATGGAGATCGACCTCGGTCAGGAGTACCTGATTGACGGCATACTCATCGTGAATAGGCCAGATCAATATCGAATCCGGATCCAGGACGTGAAGGTTGACTTcaaggacgccgacgggaaTGTCGTGCTgaccacggcggcgatcacTTCTGACGAAAGCTCAGAGGACGGATACGTGATGGATCTGACTAAGACGAGCCTCCAGTCGAACGTTGAGTTCGACGCGTGGAAGTACATCCCCCAGGGTGGGATCATCCAGGCAGCGGACTTTGACTGGACGCTGTACAGGAGATGgtgcgccgtcgacgagtactgggacggcgccgcgtgcagaGACTGCCCGGttgcgacgacgagtcgaggaggcgacgtcACGATGTGCTGCGCCGCAGATGAGTTCTTGAACGGGCAGGCGTGCGGGGCGTGCCCCACCGGCTCGACTGGCATGCAATACGTCATGTGCACGTGTGCCACTGATGAGTTCTGGAACGGTACCGCCTGCCAGACGTGCCCCACCGGCTCGTTCAGCCcgggaggcgccgcgacATCAACATCGTGTACGTCCTGCGAAGCCAACGAGTTTTGGAACGGGCAGGCGTGCGGGGCGTGCCCCACCGGCTCGACTGGCATACAATACGTCATGTGCACGTGTGCCACTGATGAGTTCTGGAACGAGCAGACGCAGGCGTGCCAGACGTGCCCCACCAACGAGTTCAGTgagggaggcgccgcgacgacaaCAACGTGCATGACTTGCCCCGCAGGGCAGTACCGCAACAGCGACGCAGGATGCGGGGCGTGCCCGACGAACTCCGTCGGTGCCGGTGGATCCGCGACTTCGTGCACATGCAACGATAACTATCGCGCCTATTGGTCTGGTAGCGCGTGGTCTTGCTTGGCCTGCGCTGCTCCGTACGAAAAGTCCGGATCAGTGGTGCCACAGTCCACACTGTCGAGCGACTTCTGCGAAGATCCTCCGCCTTGTCAGCGCGAACTGAAGGTGGAGCGCGTTGGTGGTGATCCTGATTGGGGCGCCCCTTTTTACTTTAAgtgcggcgcggtggaggtcTACGCAGGAAGATCCCATTCCAGGACCAAGCTCGTCATCCCGCCCAACACTATAGCGTGGGGATCGTGTCCGACGGCCAGTTTCAAATGGAGCGCACCGGGGAATTCCGGCTTTCGCTATGCAAATACCGCAGATACCTACGATGACGTGTTCAAAGTCACGGAGACGAACAACTGCGGATGCAGAAGGACAGTACGAATCACGCGCACGGACGCCTCAACGGGTTGGGGTCATCACATGTCCGTCAGGTGCGCCAATACAGGTGGTGCTAACCCTGTGGAGGTGATCGTCGGCAATTCCGACTCCAATACCAAGGATGTCGTCCTGTTTTCGCCGTACAACGGTGAATGCCCCTCCACATTCACTCTGGGTTCCGACAGCTTCCGGTTGGACTTGCTGTCTACTACTTGCCACAGCGGGAATCGAGTTTACGACGGTGCTTCTTTCGAACAATGGATACACGACCCTGCAACAGATCAGGTGGCGAATGTCCAGATCTCCGCCCCCTCTCCGAATTTCGGTGGGGGATTCGGGTAG
- a CDS encoding fad-dependent pyridine nucleotide-disulphide oxidoreductase, with translation MTSRVALGGAAVRTGANAKANAKARARPVRAAVSEPPAAPASEQVPAARGAARKKVVVLGSGWGAISFVKSLPASAPYDVVLVSPRNYFLYTPLLPGAATGAVEERSIVEPIRRPIAEKGWKYYEAACIDVDAGAKKITCRAADPECFDDKGRDCEWHTFDVDYDYLVTAVGAVPNTFGVPGVEENCMFFKEIVHASRFRREVNERFERATLPDVPESRMRELLTFVVIGAGPTGVELAAELYDMVYQDVAKMYPSRLIPFVSIKIIDLQEKILSAYDRRIAEYATDFFQRANIECLLNKQVGEVKPDAVVITDKITGEKSEVPFGLAVWCSGIRLNPLCEKIMDSLPEGTQENRRSLACDKNLRVNGSNGSIFAVGDCATIVRPRSMSKAMELYKSAAKCDDAGECEIDLDKDQIKAALNKGVEEFPHLEEVVNNIDDKFAVFAQANGRCTFDGFSKMLTEVDNGLRALPATAQVAKQEGEYLAAFFAQCDGDATKLMGDETKFEYNHKGSLAYIGKDAAVADIPGFTIVKGIAAGIIWKSFETISQVSVRNIFLVASDMIRTKLFGRDISRFID, from the coding sequence atgacgagccgcgtcgccctcgggggcgccgcggtgaggacCGGCGCGAATGCCAAGGCGAATGCCaaggctcgcgcgcgtcccgtccgtgccgccgtctccgagccccccgcggcgcccgcctccgAGCAGGtcccggccgcgcgcggcgccgcccgcaaGAAGGTGGTGGTCCTCGGCAGCGGCTGGGGCGCGATCTCGTTCGTCAAGTCCctcccggcgtccgcgccttACGACGTGGTGTTGGTCTCCCCGAGGAACTACTTCCTCTACACCCCGCTCCTCCCGGGCGCCGCcacgggcgccgtcgaggagcgctcCATCGTCGAGCCCATCCGCCGTCCGATCGCCGAGAAGGGGTGGAAGTACTACGAAGCCGCGTGCATCGACGTGGATGCCGGGGCGAAGAAGATCACctgccgcgccgcggatccgGAGTGCTTCGACGACAAGGGCAGGGACTGCGAGTGGCACACCTTCGACGTCGACTACGACtacctcgtcaccgccgtcggagCCGTGCCGAACACCTTCGGAGtcccgggcgtcgaggagaacTGCATGTTCTTCAAGGAGATTGTCCACGCCAGCCGGTTCCGACGCGAGGTGAACGAGcgcttcgagcgcgcgacgctcccgGACGTGCCCGAATCGCGGATGAGGGAGCTACTCACCTTCGTGGTGATCGGTGCCGGGCCCACCGGCGTGGAACTGGCGGCCGAGCTCTACGACATGGTGTACCAGGACGTCGCCAAGATGTACCCGTCGCGGCTCATCCCCTTCGTGTCCATCAAGATCATCGACCTGCAGGAGAAGATCCTCTCGGCGTACGATCGACGGATCGCCGAGTACGCCACGGATTTCTTCCAGAGGGCGAACATCGAGTGCCTGCTGAACAAGCAGGTTGGCGAGGTGAAgccggacgcggtggtgATCACCGATAAGATCACCGGCGAGAAGTCCGAGGTTCCATTCGGCTTGGCGGTTTGGTGCAGCGGCATCAGGCTCAATCCGCTTTGCGAGAAGATCATGGACTCGCTCCCGGAGGGCACCCAGGAGAACCGTCGGTCGCTGGCGTGCGACAAGAACCTGAGGGTGAACGGCTCCAACGGCAGCATATTCGCCGTGGGCGACTGCGCCACAATCGTCCGCCCCCGGAGCATGAGCAAGGCGATGGAGCTCTACAAGAGCGCGGCCaagtgcgacgacgcgggcgagtgCGAGATTGACCTCGACAAGGACCAGATCAAGGCTGCGCTCAATAAGGGGGTGGAGGAGTTCCCGCacctcgaggaggtggtgAACAACATCGACGACAAGTTCGCCGTCTTCGCGCAGGCCAACGGGCGGTGCACCTTCGACGGGTTCTCCAAGATGCTCACCGAGGTTGACAACGGCCTGAGGGCGCTTCCCGCCACGGCGCAGGTGGCCAAGCAGGAGGGCGAgtacctcgccgccttcttcgcgcagtgcgacggcgacgccaccaAGCTCATGGGCGACGAGACCAAGTTCGAGTACAATCACAAGGGCTCGCTCGCGTACATCGGaaaggacgccgcggtggcggacaTCCCGGGGTTCACCATCGTCAAgggcatcgcggcgggcaTCATCTGGAAGTCCTTCGAGACCATCTCGCAGGTGAGCGTGAGGAACATCTTCCTCGTGGCGTCGGACATGATCCGCACCAAGCTGTTCGGCCGCGACATCAGCCGCTTCATCGACTAA